One Geitlerinema sp. PCC 9228 genomic window, ATGGATAGCGTTGCATCTGTAGAGCCAGAATCTACTACAATGGTTTCGATATCCTTAACCGTTTGCTGCATGATGCCGCTTAACAGCTTGCCAATGTGTTCTTCTTCATTGAAGCAACGAACGATAATAGAACATGTATTCATGTGAAAAATCCCAAAAATAACTAGCTTGCAAAGATTCCAGCTCAAGCAAGGTTGGTTCCAAAATCCACATCGAGAATATTGAATTTAAGGAGTTCTTCAATCCGGGCCGTTTTCTTAATCCCCGAATAGTAACATAGGAACTCTCCCTTTTCAATACAACGTAAATACCTTGATTCAGGATATTTTGATGTCAATCACCATTGAAAAAACCATTCAAGCCATTCAAGATTCCGAACAGAACGGCTTGCTGTGCGATCGCGCAAAAGCAATTATTACTGGATACTCAGGAGATAAAATTGTAGGTTTGCTACAAAGATTTACATCTTTTTTCAGTCAAAATTACGGCAATTCCGAAGTTTGTTATTTAGAAGTAGGAGTTTTTAAGGGGATGACACTGCTATCAACAGCAGTTTCCTGTCCAAACTTTCCTTGTTATGGAATAGATAATTTTGCTTATTTTGATAAAGAAGGAAAGAATCTTTCTATTGTTATAGAACGCCAAAATCGATTAGGTGTTTGCAACGCTCATCTTATACAAGAAGACTATGAAGATGCTTTGCTGAACTTACCAGCAAGAATTGACTCCAAGAAAGTTGGCGTTTATTTCATTGATGGTCCCCATGATTATCGAAGTGAATTAATGTGTTTGGAAATGGGGCTTCCTTATTTGCACGAAAATGCACTAATTGTAGTTGACGATTGTAACTACAGACATATTAGACAAGCAGTCAACGATTTTTTAATAACACATCCAGAATATAAATTAATTTTTGAAGCTTATACAAAATGCCATCCCAATCATATGAATTCAGAAGAATACAAAGAGGCTGTAGAAGGCTGGTGGAATGGAGTCAATGTGTTAGTTAAAGATATACATAACGAAATAACTCCTATTTTTCCACCCACGGAGCGTAGCCGTTTATTGTATGAAAACGAGCATCAGATTCACCCTTTCTGTATAGCAGATATAGCTCCTGAAGGACTAAAATTATTATACTCTTTATACCAAGAAGATCGAAACAATCAATCTCTCGATCGAGCAAAATTAAATTCTTTCTTTAAAAAAATTGATGAACTCCATGCCAAATATCAAGAACAAGGCTATTTATTGAAAAAACAAATGAATACATTCAGTAAATATCTACCTAAATTAACGGTCAATCTTCCAGGTGATGATAAAATTCAAATTCTTCCTCAAAAAAATCGTTTGCAAATGGCTGTCGATTACTTTCAAACTGCTAAAAAATTGCAGCGTAAAAAGAGATTCCCAGAATCAATTTTCTTTTACAGAAAAGCTATCGAGCTACATTCACAGCTATCGTGGTTTCATAATTGTTTGGGAGAAACTTTAGCAGAAATAGGGGATTGGCAGGAAGCTATTTCTAGCTATTACCAAGCTATTTCACTTAATCCTAGAAATGCTTATTTTTACTACAACTTAGCAAAAGCCTTGTTGCACGAAAACCAAACCCAAAAGGCTATAGATTTTTACCAAAAGGCAATAGAAATTCAACCTAATCTACCCAAATTATGGGCTGAGTTAGGAAATGCTTGGAAGACACAACAAGAAATAGATAAAGCAATCTCGTGCTGGCAAAAAACTATTGAATTAAAGCCCGATTTTTTGTCAGCATACGTGAGTTTAATTGAAATTCTTATCCA contains:
- a CDS encoding class I SAM-dependent methyltransferase; amino-acid sequence: MIQDILMSITIEKTIQAIQDSEQNGLLCDRAKAIITGYSGDKIVGLLQRFTSFFSQNYGNSEVCYLEVGVFKGMTLLSTAVSCPNFPCYGIDNFAYFDKEGKNLSIVIERQNRLGVCNAHLIQEDYEDALLNLPARIDSKKVGVYFIDGPHDYRSELMCLEMGLPYLHENALIVVDDCNYRHIRQAVNDFLITHPEYKLIFEAYTKCHPNHMNSEEYKEAVEGWWNGVNVLVKDIHNEITPIFPPTERSRLLYENEHQIHPFCIADIAPEGLKLLYSLYQEDRNNQSLDRAKLNSFFKKIDELHAKYQEQGYLLKKQMNTFSKYLPKLTVNLPGDDKIQILPQKNRLQMAVDYFQTAKKLQRKKRFPESIFFYRKAIELHSQLSWFHNCLGETLAEIGDWQEAISSYYQAISLNPRNAYFYYNLAKALLHENQTQKAIDFYQKAIEIQPNLPKLWAELGNAWKTQQEIDKAISCWQKTIELKPDFLSAYVSLIEILIQQQKRQRAEYYLQQAFQLLPTSEPLQVLKSQLYG